The Echinicola rosea genome has a segment encoding these proteins:
- a CDS encoding helix-turn-helix transcriptional regulator, which produces MSNLVSRNFTNPQERFYTTDPAQNLKSFIEKGDLHFLSEFNGIFPNFISKVKSASSKLNAMDIKFCVLLKMGFSTKEIASVTKSTIRAVQSRKYRIRKRLGVPKDEDLNLFMVTFS; this is translated from the coding sequence ATGAGCAACCTTGTTAGTCGAAATTTCACCAATCCGCAGGAACGGTTCTATACCACTGACCCAGCACAAAACTTAAAATCGTTTATTGAAAAGGGTGATCTACATTTCCTTTCAGAATTCAATGGGATATTTCCGAATTTCATTTCAAAAGTAAAAAGCGCCAGTTCCAAGCTAAATGCCATGGACATTAAATTTTGTGTGCTATTGAAAATGGGATTTTCCACCAAGGAAATCGCAAGCGTTACCAAAAGTACGATCCGCGCAGTACAGTCAAGAAAATACCGGATCAGAAAACGTCTTGGCGTCCCCAAAGACGAGGACCTTAACCTCTTCATGGTTACCTTTTCATAA
- a CDS encoding RNA polymerase sigma factor, translated as MTISKNKEDKELNYSSLDDIQLIELIIKNNDSKLFGTLYDRYSNIVYNKCLSFVKSKDEAQDLTHDIFIKLFFNLKKFKGEAKFSSWLYSFTYNFCVNYVQRKYQKKKETFQSLDDLQNHPYDEIDDSEIYKMQAERLQKSLKSLDPNDKMVLLMKYMDGMSLKEIQHAIGVGESAVKMRINRAKQRLLDIYKNID; from the coding sequence ATGACTATCTCAAAAAACAAAGAGGATAAGGAATTAAATTACTCAAGTCTGGACGATATCCAGCTGATAGAGCTAATCATCAAAAACAATGACTCTAAGTTATTTGGGACCCTGTACGATAGGTATTCCAATATAGTTTATAACAAATGCCTGAGTTTTGTAAAGAGCAAGGACGAAGCCCAGGATTTGACACATGATATATTTATCAAGCTCTTTTTCAATCTCAAAAAATTTAAGGGAGAAGCCAAATTTTCCAGTTGGCTATATTCCTTTACCTATAATTTCTGTGTAAACTACGTTCAGCGAAAATACCAGAAAAAAAAGGAAACGTTCCAGAGTTTGGATGACTTACAAAATCACCCCTATGATGAAATCGATGATAGTGAAATCTATAAAATGCAGGCCGAACGCCTACAAAAATCTCTCAAGTCCCTTGATCCCAATGATAAAATGGTCTTGTTGATGAAATACATGGATGGAATGTCCTTGAAAGAAATCCAACACGCCATAGGAGTGGGGGAGTCAGCGGTGAAAATGAGAATTAATCGTGCAAAACAGCGATTATTGGATATTTATAAAAATATTGACTGA
- a CDS encoding mechanosensitive ion channel family protein, whose protein sequence is MKDVFTHTDWSLYLVDNTLKQISDLLPRLVVFIVLLIAAWLIMRGLLFLIKKLLKLSRIDELAHNLSESELFNHINIKPTAIILAFARFFFILLIVIFSADFLQLHAVSDEISKFLGYIPQVFVAMVLFALGVYLSIVVKKFIRGLLKSFGSSGASVISNIVSYIILIIVGITAMSQAGINTQVITDNLSLVLGAFLACFAIAIGLGSRDIVQRILYSFYSKKNYQIGQHIRFDDIEGQILAIDNISITLKTESGRMIVPIKDLVDTKVKILNNN, encoded by the coding sequence ATGAAAGATGTATTTACCCATACTGATTGGAGCTTATACTTAGTGGACAACACACTTAAACAAATCAGTGACCTGTTACCAAGACTGGTCGTATTCATTGTACTGCTGATAGCAGCTTGGCTGATCATGCGCGGGCTCCTTTTTTTAATCAAAAAACTGCTTAAACTGTCAAGGATCGACGAACTGGCACATAACTTAAGTGAAAGTGAATTGTTTAACCACATCAATATAAAACCTACCGCTATTATACTGGCTTTTGCGAGGTTCTTCTTCATACTCTTGATCGTAATTTTCAGTGCTGACTTCTTACAGCTCCACGCTGTTTCTGACGAAATCAGTAAATTCCTGGGGTATATTCCTCAAGTGTTCGTGGCCATGGTACTTTTTGCACTGGGCGTGTACTTGTCCATTGTGGTCAAAAAATTCATCAGAGGACTCCTTAAGTCCTTTGGTTCGTCGGGGGCCTCCGTGATATCCAATATTGTCAGCTATATAATCCTGATCATAGTTGGAATTACAGCCATGAGCCAAGCGGGGATCAATACCCAAGTCATCACCGATAACCTTTCGCTGGTACTCGGGGCATTTTTGGCCTGTTTTGCCATCGCCATTGGACTGGGATCCAGGGATATAGTACAAAGAATACTGTACAGTTTTTATTCAAAAAAGAACTACCAAATAGGCCAACACATTAGATTTGATGATATCGAAGGTCAAATCCTCGCCATTGACAATATATCCATCACGCTTAAAACCGAAAGTGGAAGGATGATCGTCCCCATTAAGGATTTGGTGGACACCAAAGTGAAAATACTGAACAATAATTGA
- a CDS encoding alkaline phosphatase family protein: protein MMKKIMIVSLLVFVLGQSWGQEKTKKALFVIVDGIPKDVVDTVDTPNIDAVAAEGGFTMAIMGGDPETYSETPTISAVGYNSLLTGTWANKHNVWGNSIKQPNYYYPTIFKAFKTVFPSKKTAIYSTWLDNRTKLVGANLPATGHFSFDYYYDGMEIDTLHFPHDEQREFIHLIDEAVSKEAAAHVRKEGPDLAWVYLEYSDDMGHKYGNSPEMIDGVKKADVQIGRIWEAIKYREANFEEDWMLVVTTDHGRTVDGYGHGGQSERERKIWIATNADNLNGYFMDNEQEMVDIFPSLAHHLGLSLPKNQAMELDGVSFVGHVSAADFEVDRVRESLKLGWKAFAKGERGRVWIAPSNNFQNGGLDNYWDFGEVNLDDEAATVLLDGLDSKLLKVVLETPSGYLNYWVVEE, encoded by the coding sequence ATGATGAAAAAAATAATGATAGTATCGCTTCTGGTTTTTGTACTTGGGCAATCATGGGGCCAAGAAAAGACAAAAAAGGCACTTTTTGTCATTGTGGACGGCATCCCTAAAGATGTGGTCGATACGGTGGATACGCCCAATATCGATGCGGTAGCTGCTGAAGGGGGATTTACCATGGCCATCATGGGCGGGGATCCCGAGACCTACAGTGAGACACCTACTATTTCTGCGGTAGGTTACAATTCCCTGCTGACAGGCACGTGGGCCAATAAGCACAATGTCTGGGGCAATTCCATTAAACAGCCCAATTACTATTACCCCACCATCTTTAAGGCGTTTAAGACGGTATTTCCATCCAAGAAAACAGCCATATATTCTACGTGGCTGGATAATCGGACAAAGCTTGTCGGTGCCAATTTACCTGCCACGGGGCATTTTTCCTTTGATTACTACTATGATGGAATGGAAATCGACACGCTTCACTTCCCGCACGATGAGCAGCGGGAGTTTATACACCTGATTGATGAGGCAGTATCCAAGGAGGCGGCTGCCCATGTCAGAAAAGAAGGACCAGATTTGGCTTGGGTGTACCTGGAGTACTCGGATGATATGGGGCACAAGTACGGCAATAGCCCCGAAATGATAGATGGTGTAAAGAAGGCTGATGTTCAGATTGGAAGGATCTGGGAGGCCATAAAGTACAGAGAAGCCAATTTTGAGGAAGACTGGATGCTGGTGGTCACTACAGACCATGGCCGCACGGTGGATGGATATGGCCACGGCGGTCAGAGTGAACGTGAACGCAAAATTTGGATCGCGACCAACGCCGATAATCTCAACGGGTACTTTATGGACAATGAACAGGAGATGGTGGATATATTTCCTTCTTTAGCCCATCATTTGGGCCTCTCGCTTCCCAAGAATCAAGCGATGGAATTGGACGGTGTTTCTTTCGTAGGCCATGTATCGGCAGCAGATTTTGAGGTGGACCGTGTAAGGGAAAGCCTGAAGCTGGGATGGAAAGCTTTTGCAAAAGGTGAGAGAGGCCGGGTGTGGATTGCCCCTTCCAATAATTTCCAAAATGGTGGCCTTGACAACTACTGGGATTTTGGCGAAGTAAATCTCGATGATGAAGCGGCAACGGTCTTGCTGGATGGGCTAGACTCCAAGTTGCTGAAAGTGGTGTTGGAGACGCCCTCCGGTTATTTGAATTACTGGGTCGTAGAAGAGTAA
- a CDS encoding RagB/SusD family nutrient uptake outer membrane protein: protein MKRHIILLGALAMLSLSACDEEFLDRYPQTSVAPEEFFKTEEDLQLYVNGLLSLQSASGAYHADQSTDNMATTGAVEVKTMMTGDPSSQTITGGWSWGRLRDINYFLDNYQRADASEEAKNHFAGLARYYRAVFYFGKVKRYSDVPWYENTLNPDDEQLYKPRDPRDMVVRNMMADLEFAAENVRSSVPKGTPDVWAVKTFFARVALYEGTYRKYHGELGLAASSLEFLEIARDLAKEIMDAGHFSIYSTGNPGRDYAALFSSQDLTGNPEVILPNPYDVNKDRSSDINYTVFGDYEQSPSRDLVMSYLMADGSSYTNMTGHEQLGFVKEFENRDPRLMQTIAYPGWVREPNATSYIQSLNKNFTGYHQLKGYANTIDNVEVASVDFPVYRYAEVLLTFAEAKAELNELTQADLDASVNLLRTRVGMPALDLAMANAAPDAFLSQKYPNVSGSNQGVLLEIRRERRVEMALEGYRYDDLMRWHAGELLEKIPEGMYFPGLGKYDLTGDDVEDVILISKDSDIPTGDAKEKNSLGEFLIYYKAGLIGENVDVYLANGEAGGNMITDTRVRNFEEPKYYYRPIPIQQVTLNPNLEQIFGWE, encoded by the coding sequence ATGAAAAGACATATAATTTTATTAGGTGCCTTAGCGATGCTTTCTTTGAGCGCCTGTGATGAGGAGTTTTTGGACAGGTACCCACAAACCTCCGTGGCACCTGAGGAGTTCTTCAAGACAGAAGAAGATTTGCAGCTCTATGTAAACGGATTATTGTCACTGCAAAGTGCCAGTGGAGCATACCATGCAGACCAAAGTACGGATAACATGGCGACTACCGGTGCCGTGGAAGTCAAGACAATGATGACAGGTGACCCAAGTTCGCAGACCATTACCGGTGGGTGGAGCTGGGGAAGGCTGCGGGATATTAATTATTTTCTGGATAATTATCAGCGCGCTGACGCATCTGAAGAGGCCAAAAACCATTTTGCTGGATTGGCACGGTACTATAGGGCAGTGTTTTATTTTGGAAAAGTGAAGCGCTATTCCGATGTGCCTTGGTATGAAAACACGCTGAATCCGGACGATGAGCAGCTCTATAAGCCTAGGGATCCAAGGGATATGGTGGTGCGAAACATGATGGCAGATTTGGAGTTTGCAGCAGAAAATGTACGGTCTTCTGTGCCCAAAGGGACGCCAGATGTATGGGCAGTAAAAACCTTTTTTGCCCGTGTGGCACTTTATGAAGGCACCTACAGGAAGTATCATGGCGAGCTTGGCCTAGCAGCATCATCATTGGAGTTTTTGGAGATAGCAAGGGATTTGGCCAAAGAGATCATGGATGCTGGCCACTTTTCAATTTACTCCACAGGAAACCCAGGTAGGGATTATGCGGCGCTGTTTTCCAGCCAAGACTTAACGGGAAATCCCGAGGTGATTCTTCCAAACCCCTATGATGTCAATAAAGACCGGAGTAGTGATATTAACTATACGGTCTTTGGGGATTATGAGCAGTCTCCCTCAAGGGACTTGGTCATGAGCTACCTGATGGCAGATGGTAGCAGTTACACCAACATGACCGGACATGAGCAGCTTGGTTTTGTGAAAGAATTTGAAAACAGAGATCCACGATTAATGCAGACTATAGCCTATCCTGGGTGGGTCAGGGAGCCCAATGCTACCTCCTATATCCAATCACTGAACAAGAATTTCACGGGATATCACCAGCTAAAAGGCTATGCCAATACCATCGATAACGTGGAAGTGGCGAGCGTGGATTTTCCTGTTTATCGCTATGCAGAAGTATTGCTGACTTTTGCTGAGGCCAAAGCCGAACTCAATGAACTTACCCAAGCGGACCTAGATGCTTCCGTCAATTTGTTAAGGACTCGTGTAGGAATGCCTGCTTTGGATTTAGCTATGGCCAATGCTGCACCTGATGCCTTTTTATCACAAAAATACCCAAATGTAAGCGGGAGTAATCAAGGGGTATTGTTGGAAATTCGTAGGGAAAGAAGAGTGGAAATGGCACTTGAAGGTTACCGTTATGATGACTTGATGCGTTGGCATGCAGGGGAGCTACTGGAAAAAATCCCTGAAGGAATGTATTTTCCAGGCCTGGGCAAGTATGACCTTACGGGCGATGATGTGGAAGACGTGATTTTGATAAGTAAGGATTCTGATATTCCTACTGGGGATGCCAAGGAGAAAAATAGCTTGGGAGAATTTCTGATTTATTATAAAGCCGGACTAATCGGCGAGAATGTGGACGTGTACCTGGCCAATGGTGAAGCTGGAGGCAATATGATCACTGATACTAGGGTGAGGAATTTTGAAGAGCCTAAATACTACTACCGCCCTATCCCCATTCAGCAAGTGACCCTTAACCCCAATTTGGAACAAATCTTTGGTTGGGAGTAA
- a CDS encoding SusC/RagA family TonB-linked outer membrane protein — translation MKQNLHDYSVFGRFGRRLGTMVIVFLCFQEMAFAQVNVKGTVTDAGNGMTVPGISVLVKGTQIGTVTDIEGKYSLSAPESGTLVFSFIGYAKAEVPVDGRTVIDVVMEEEETLLDQVVVVGYGTQKKINVTGAVDQISGEDIVNRPVANVMQGLQGASPGLNITYRGGKPGTVPDINIRGFTSINGGGPLIVIDGVAGTYDDLLRLNPSDIESYSVLRDAASAAIYGARAAFGVVLVTTKTGKEGKQRITYNNYFSWGKPTVLPDPITDPYIYSRVLETSTNNTPWDYVNYSDEHYQWAKERSENPSVEDVRLDPNDPTRWAYMGSNDWYGYFFNSASFSTNHSLSISGSSGGEKAIGYYLSADYNKENGMNKLAPDYWDRYSIRARITVNPLKWLKIDNNLNVYQTKQAEPTSSITDIYYLQPTQVAVNPDGSWANTDAGRLAAELTDGGRNQDDRIGFQDILSATGSFLDGDLTVTGRGSFKREQWKYHYDTRKFDIGYGPDDIRTEGGDGSVVERNGTLINTIFDLFGNYSTSFGDHDFGILLGYNQENYEYSSVESEKRVLISSSLPYIGLTSGDAFITPSYSTYATRSAFGRINYTFKDRYILEMNGRYDGSSRFPVNDRWGFFPSISGAWVMSEERFFGGLQNTIPTFKLRASYGSLGNQDVANFGYIQSLPTDLSSYLIDGNRQTVITSSPALAVDPNNYTWERIVTKNIGADIGMFNDKLTAAFDYFVRDTKGMLTDPVELPGVLGTSPPQQNAADLRTKGYELSLSYRTSFGDMSNPVTFDVKGMLSDSRSHIIKFENENGLLSTYREGQELGEIWGLTNDGFFQSEDEIAALDQTAIIPWGALDIVPGWPKYIDQNEDGKIEQGLTTGDPKDLSIIGNTTARYRYGLNMNLAWNGFDFSMFLQGVGKKDYYPRHYLYWGPYQQPYANIYPWNLDFYRATADDEALMAQHSQSYIDAGLAEANLDSEFPVLQSWMADNNYGGGLDISQTKYLQNAAYLRVKNITIGYSLPRSITDKIKVSRLRVFVTGENLYEFSSIKKFVDPEAVNDGYGWAYPFQRKLAFGVNIDL, via the coding sequence ATGAAACAGAATTTACACGACTACTCCGTATTCGGAAGGTTTGGAAGGAGATTGGGGACAATGGTTATTGTCTTCTTGTGCTTCCAGGAGATGGCCTTTGCGCAAGTGAACGTGAAGGGAACAGTTACTGATGCAGGAAACGGTATGACTGTTCCTGGTATTTCAGTGTTGGTAAAAGGAACACAAATCGGAACGGTGACCGATATTGAGGGCAAGTATTCCCTTAGCGCACCCGAAAGTGGAACCTTGGTTTTTTCGTTTATTGGTTACGCCAAGGCTGAGGTGCCGGTAGATGGACGGACGGTGATTGACGTGGTTATGGAAGAGGAAGAAACACTGCTTGATCAAGTGGTGGTAGTGGGCTACGGTACCCAGAAGAAGATCAATGTGACAGGAGCCGTTGACCAGATTTCAGGCGAGGATATTGTCAATAGACCGGTCGCCAATGTGATGCAAGGGCTTCAGGGAGCAAGTCCAGGGCTAAATATCACCTACAGAGGAGGCAAACCCGGTACTGTTCCTGATATTAATATCAGGGGATTTACGTCTATTAATGGGGGTGGTCCATTGATCGTTATTGATGGGGTAGCGGGGACTTATGATGACCTGTTGAGGCTGAATCCTTCGGATATCGAATCCTACTCTGTACTTCGTGATGCTGCTTCAGCTGCGATTTACGGCGCGAGAGCAGCATTTGGTGTGGTGCTGGTCACCACTAAGACCGGTAAAGAAGGGAAGCAACGCATTACCTATAACAACTACTTTTCTTGGGGAAAGCCCACGGTACTTCCCGACCCCATTACAGATCCCTATATATACTCAAGGGTCTTGGAAACTTCTACTAACAATACCCCTTGGGATTATGTGAATTACTCTGATGAGCACTATCAATGGGCAAAGGAGCGTTCTGAAAACCCTTCCGTAGAAGATGTCCGACTGGACCCCAATGATCCTACACGATGGGCCTATATGGGCAGTAATGATTGGTACGGGTACTTTTTTAATTCAGCCAGTTTTTCTACAAATCATAGCCTGTCCATCAGTGGCAGCAGTGGGGGAGAGAAGGCGATAGGGTATTACTTGTCAGCAGACTATAATAAGGAAAACGGGATGAATAAACTGGCACCGGATTACTGGGACAGGTACTCTATTAGGGCCAGAATCACTGTTAACCCGCTAAAGTGGCTCAAAATAGATAATAACTTGAATGTTTACCAGACCAAGCAAGCGGAGCCTACCAGTAGCATTACTGATATTTACTATTTGCAGCCGACGCAGGTGGCCGTCAATCCTGATGGCAGCTGGGCCAATACGGATGCAGGTAGATTGGCCGCAGAGCTGACAGATGGTGGAAGAAATCAGGATGACCGCATAGGTTTTCAAGATATCCTAAGTGCAACGGGTAGCTTCCTTGATGGCGATCTTACCGTAACCGGACGAGGCAGCTTCAAAAGGGAGCAATGGAAGTATCATTATGATACACGGAAATTTGATATTGGTTATGGGCCTGATGACATTCGGACAGAGGGGGGAGACGGCTCGGTAGTAGAACGAAACGGGACGCTTATCAATACCATTTTTGATCTGTTTGGTAATTATTCAACATCTTTTGGTGATCATGATTTTGGGATCTTGTTGGGCTATAATCAGGAAAACTATGAGTATTCTTCTGTGGAATCGGAGAAAAGGGTGCTGATTTCTTCATCCCTTCCTTATATAGGCTTGACTTCAGGTGATGCGTTCATTACGCCAAGTTATAGTACCTATGCTACCCGAAGTGCCTTCGGTAGGATAAACTATACGTTTAAGGACCGTTATATCCTTGAGATGAATGGACGCTACGATGGTTCTTCTAGGTTTCCTGTCAATGATCGCTGGGGTTTTTTCCCGTCCATCTCTGGTGCTTGGGTGATGAGCGAGGAGCGCTTCTTTGGAGGGTTACAAAACACTATTCCGACCTTTAAGTTAAGGGCGTCATATGGTAGCCTTGGCAATCAGGATGTGGCTAACTTTGGATATATTCAATCCCTTCCCACAGACCTGTCATCTTATTTGATAGATGGAAATCGCCAGACGGTGATCACTTCATCGCCAGCTTTGGCGGTGGATCCCAATAATTATACTTGGGAAAGAATAGTGACCAAAAACATAGGAGCGGACATAGGGATGTTCAATGATAAATTGACGGCGGCATTTGACTATTTTGTCAGGGACACGAAAGGTATGCTGACTGATCCTGTAGAGCTTCCGGGCGTGTTGGGTACCAGTCCACCCCAGCAAAATGCTGCCGATCTGCGTACCAAAGGCTATGAGTTGTCTCTTTCTTACAGGACCAGTTTTGGAGACATGTCCAATCCAGTGACCTTTGATGTCAAAGGGATGCTTTCGGATTCACGGTCCCACATCATCAAGTTTGAAAATGAAAATGGTTTGTTGTCGACCTATCGGGAAGGCCAGGAGCTAGGAGAGATATGGGGGTTGACCAATGATGGTTTTTTCCAGAGTGAAGATGAAATAGCCGCCTTGGACCAGACGGCGATTATTCCTTGGGGTGCATTGGATATTGTGCCCGGCTGGCCGAAGTACATTGACCAGAACGAAGACGGTAAAATTGAGCAGGGCTTGACCACTGGCGATCCGAAAGATTTAAGTATCATTGGTAATACAACTGCGAGGTACCGGTATGGGCTGAATATGAACTTGGCCTGGAATGGTTTTGACTTTTCGATGTTCTTGCAGGGTGTGGGTAAAAAAGATTATTACCCGCGGCATTACCTGTACTGGGGGCCGTATCAGCAGCCATATGCGAATATTTACCCTTGGAACTTGGACTTTTATAGGGCAACAGCAGATGACGAGGCATTGATGGCACAGCACTCCCAGTCCTATATTGATGCTGGACTGGCGGAGGCCAATTTGGACTCGGAATTTCCCGTACTACAATCTTGGATGGCCGATAATAATTATGGCGGGGGCTTGGATATTTCCCAGACCAAGTACTTGCAAAATGCCGCTTATCTCAGGGTAAAGAACATTACGATAGGATACAGCCTTCCCCGGTCTATCACGGATAAGATAAAGGTCAGCCGTTTAAGGGTTTTTGTGACGGGAGAAAATCTTTATGAATTTTCCTCTATCAAGAAATTTGTGGATCCAGAAGCGGTGAATGATGGCTATGGTTGGGCATATCCATTTCAGCGTAAGCTCGCTTTTGGGGTGAATATTGATTTGTAA
- a CDS encoding TetR family transcriptional regulator has protein sequence MKKKISEIRKKEIVEGFYSLAKENGLENTSIAKIGKHLNIPPSLVMHYFPTKDILISHLIDYILDQYLKIYEPAIRELKEKEHADPKTFIDKLFSRDWNLLFDDGVFYSCFALIFRNDKIKKEYRRLHDRLREFLKEILDKDETLKGANTLVLAEQIFVVVEGAYYYLSMIDNDEVYDQKVIFYKEQVYDLLRRNEDLNL, from the coding sequence ATGAAAAAGAAAATTTCGGAAATTAGGAAGAAGGAAATTGTGGAAGGATTCTATTCCTTGGCCAAGGAAAACGGTCTTGAGAACACCTCAATCGCTAAAATCGGAAAACACCTGAACATACCTCCAAGTTTGGTCATGCATTATTTCCCTACCAAAGACATCCTCATTTCCCATCTAATCGATTACATCCTTGACCAGTACCTCAAGATTTACGAGCCTGCCATTCGTGAATTAAAAGAAAAGGAACATGCAGATCCCAAAACTTTCATAGACAAGCTTTTTTCCAGGGATTGGAACCTGCTATTTGATGATGGTGTCTTTTACAGCTGCTTTGCCCTAATCTTTAGAAACGACAAAATCAAAAAGGAATACAGAAGACTACATGATCGGCTACGGGAGTTCCTGAAAGAGATCCTAGACAAGGACGAAACGCTCAAAGGAGCCAACACCCTAGTGCTTGCCGAACAGATTTTTGTAGTCGTAGAAGGTGCATATTATTACCTTTCCATGATTGATAATGATGAAGTTTACGACCAGAAAGTTATTTTTTACAAAGAACAAGTTTATGACTTATTGCGCAGAAATGAAGACCTGAATTTATAA
- a CDS encoding CBU_0592 family membrane protein — protein MVFEIFGWLGAVLYIVSYFMLSKGWLRQEAITYHLMNLGGAICLVVHAVHLTDRANILVNGVWAIIAIMAIYKFRSSFLRNKS, from the coding sequence ATGGTATTTGAGATTTTCGGTTGGTTGGGAGCGGTGTTGTACATTGTTTCTTACTTTATGCTCTCCAAAGGATGGCTTAGGCAGGAGGCCATTACTTATCATTTGATGAATTTGGGTGGAGCCATCTGCTTGGTGGTGCATGCGGTACATTTGACAGACCGAGCCAATATTTTGGTAAATGGTGTATGGGCCATCATTGCTATAATGGCCATTTATAAATTCAGGTCTTCATTTCTGCGCAATAAGTCATAA
- a CDS encoding aminotransferase class I/II-fold pyridoxal phosphate-dependent enzyme, protein MTKHNSISERALKAAQSSMRADLEVYFEALDNLYDPAENPLGTFPLNMAENVLGWHLLKDNIQTIQETVKIPDWASKYGNTLGVDTFRETVAQFLSEFLIGCPVSKDHLAFSSGLTSAIDLTAFLLADQGDTAVFPAPAYPVYKNDIGAIPGLKRFDLHTHHAIDELKNGIPLTIKHLDETLHRLTEAGEVFKILVLTSPDNPTGAVYSHKQLLEITAWCIDHKIHLIVNEIYGLSLIDTTHPAIAGDYKNPEPFSSFGKIMAKHQSPYLHLWYSFSKDFGISGFRVGLVHSHNEAFLKAYANTNLTHSVSNHTQWLLQCLLEDRKFIGNYIAHYQKELTDCYVMVVASLKKLQIPYVPSRGSLFVWIDLSAWLAENTDEGQKALWMDIYQSTGVLLTPGEGFGHLQKGHFRLVISSHTKAALQVAIQRLEDYLKHN, encoded by the coding sequence ATGACCAAGCACAACAGCATTTCCGAAAGGGCACTTAAAGCAGCCCAAAGTAGTATGAGGGCCGACTTGGAAGTTTACTTTGAAGCCTTGGATAACCTCTACGACCCGGCTGAAAATCCCCTAGGCACCTTCCCCTTAAATATGGCGGAAAATGTCTTGGGATGGCACCTGCTAAAGGATAACATCCAAACCATCCAAGAAACCGTAAAAATCCCCGACTGGGCTTCTAAATACGGTAACACCCTGGGCGTGGATACTTTCCGGGAAACTGTCGCCCAATTTCTCTCTGAATTCCTTATTGGCTGCCCCGTGAGCAAAGACCATTTGGCTTTTTCTTCTGGCCTGACTTCAGCCATTGACCTCACTGCCTTTTTGCTTGCCGATCAGGGCGACACAGCTGTTTTTCCCGCTCCTGCATACCCCGTCTATAAAAACGACATTGGCGCCATACCGGGCCTCAAGCGCTTTGACCTGCATACCCACCATGCTATTGACGAACTGAAAAACGGCATTCCCCTCACTATAAAACATTTGGATGAAACCCTTCACAGGCTTACTGAAGCTGGAGAAGTATTCAAAATTTTGGTACTGACCAGTCCTGACAATCCTACAGGAGCTGTTTATTCGCATAAGCAACTTCTCGAAATCACAGCTTGGTGTATCGATCACAAGATCCACCTTATCGTCAATGAAATTTACGGGCTTTCACTCATTGACACCACTCACCCGGCCATAGCCGGTGATTACAAAAACCCGGAACCTTTTAGTTCGTTTGGAAAGATCATGGCCAAACACCAAAGCCCTTATCTCCACCTTTGGTATTCATTCTCCAAGGATTTTGGCATTTCTGGTTTCCGGGTAGGCCTGGTCCATTCCCATAATGAGGCCTTCCTAAAAGCCTATGCCAACACCAATCTCACCCACTCGGTCTCCAACCACACCCAGTGGCTCCTACAATGCCTGTTGGAAGACCGAAAATTCATTGGAAATTATATTGCGCACTACCAAAAAGAGCTGACCGATTGCTACGTAATGGTCGTCGCATCACTAAAAAAACTCCAAATCCCTTATGTCCCTTCACGCGGAAGTCTCTTCGTCTGGATTGACCTGTCTGCATGGCTTGCAGAAAACACCGATGAAGGCCAAAAGGCCCTGTGGATGGATATTTATCAATCTACCGGGGTTCTCCTGACGCCAGGTGAAGGCTTTGGGCACCTCCAAAAGGGACATTTCAGATTGGTCATCTCCTCCCACACCAAAGCAGCCCTGCAGGTAGCCATCCAACGACTGGAAGACTATCTCAAACATAATTAA